A single Parabacteroides timonensis DNA region contains:
- the hypD gene encoding hydrogenase formation protein HypD, which produces MKYVDEYRDNEQVQSLLRAIRKVTTQPWHIMEICGGQTHAIARHRLEELLPEEIRLLHGPGCPVCVTPVSLIDQALELAKQPSVILASFGDMMRVPGTKEDLLQAKAHGADVRMLYSPLDAVGLAEANPDKEIIFFAIGFETTAPVHMMALKEAQRRKLSNFSLLTSLFTVPPAMEAILSDPECKVDGFLTAGHVCAITGNAAYHRLAEKYKTPMVVTGFEPVDLLYGIYRCLLQLENGSCLVENAYKRVVPEEGNPVARALMDETLEPCDQEWRGIGVIPNSGLQLKKKYAKYSSWEKFPFLPRETEISSECIAGNIMRGVNQPSDCPFFGKTCSPEHPIGAPMVSSEGVCAAYYKYRKI; this is translated from the coding sequence ATGAAATACGTTGACGAATACAGAGACAACGAACAAGTACAATCGTTACTCCGGGCTATCCGGAAAGTGACTACCCAACCATGGCATATTATGGAGATATGCGGTGGACAGACACACGCCATTGCCCGCCATCGACTGGAGGAATTATTACCGGAAGAGATCCGACTGCTTCATGGCCCCGGATGTCCGGTTTGCGTAACCCCGGTTTCCCTGATCGACCAGGCATTGGAACTAGCCAAACAACCTTCTGTCATACTGGCTTCATTCGGAGATATGATGCGTGTACCGGGAACAAAAGAAGACCTGCTGCAAGCCAAAGCACACGGAGCTGATGTCCGCATGCTTTATTCCCCGCTCGATGCCGTCGGACTGGCAGAAGCAAATCCGGATAAAGAAATAATCTTCTTTGCCATCGGTTTCGAGACAACAGCGCCTGTCCACATGATGGCCCTGAAAGAGGCACAGCGTAGAAAACTATCGAACTTTTCGCTCCTCACCTCTCTGTTTACAGTTCCCCCGGCTATGGAAGCGATTCTTTCCGATCCGGAATGTAAGGTAGACGGATTTCTGACAGCCGGCCATGTTTGTGCCATTACCGGGAATGCAGCCTATCATCGATTAGCAGAAAAATATAAGACACCGATGGTTGTTACCGGCTTCGAACCAGTCGATTTATTATACGGGATCTACCGTTGCCTCCTACAATTGGAAAACGGAAGCTGTCTTGTAGAGAATGCCTACAAGCGCGTCGTCCCCGAAGAAGGGAATCCGGTTGCCCGCGCCTTGATGGATGAAACACTCGAACCATGTGATCAGGAATGGCGTGGCATCGGTGTTATTCCAAACAGTGGTTTGCAGTTAAAGAAAAAGTATGCCAAATATTCCTCCTGGGAGAAATTTCCGTTCCTTCCGAGAGAAACTGAAATTTCATCCGAATGTATTGCTGGAAACATCATGAGAGGCGTGAATCAACCCTCCGACTGTCCTTTCTTTGGAAAGACTTGTTCACCGGAACATCCGATAGGGGCACCGATGGTTTCGTCCGAGGGAGTTTGTGCGGCATACTATAAATATAGAAAGATATGA
- a CDS encoding HypC/HybG/HupF family hydrogenase formation chaperone, whose product MCLAIPGKIVNIDRSEPDLTMAKVDFSGIMKDICIQWVDVSEGDYILAHAGMAISVVDAREAEETLEDLKKLERL is encoded by the coding sequence ATGTGTCTGGCAATACCCGGTAAAATAGTAAATATAGACCGCTCCGAACCTGACCTGACAATGGCCAAAGTCGATTTCAGCGGTATCATGAAAGATATATGTATCCAATGGGTAGATGTATCGGAAGGTGACTATATCCTGGCTCATGCTGGTATGGCGATCTCCGTAGTGGACGCCCGGGAAGCAGAAGAAACACTGGAAGACCTCAAGAAGCTGGAACGCTTATGA